A single Clostridium sp. AN503 DNA region contains:
- a CDS encoding glycoside hydrolase family 28 protein codes for MDKLQLRKTILEQIERPRIPDREFQAPLLGVTPDRDRVQTDALQNAIDLVSREGGGRLVIPAGRYRTGALRLKSGVELHLESRETVILFENENPEVHYPVVFTHWEATPCYNYSPLVYACGVHDIAVTGEGILDGGADEAHWWDWHHQVENAWSDDRPDLQLEDRNRLRRMNLEGVPVKQRVFGPGHYLRPNFVQLIRCERVLLEGFTLRRSPMWQLNPVMCRSLTVDGVMLSSHGANNDGCDPESCNGVHILNCRFDTGDDCISLKSGRDRDGRIANVPCENVLIEQNEFADGHGGIALGSEMSGGIRRVLAVNNRFSSPNLTYALRLKTNARRGGRVEDVILADSVMDHVHGAAVHGTMLYEDGRNGSDLPVFHNITVENITAHGGDYGIFLEAFEEVPITGLKLCNIRIDGVARPMRGMNWKEPFIERVVINGKRFPRPDHVRILGVPVRGRAVEASAENCGGQGPCRFLWQTSVDGVEWEDKGVGETFFMKEKSLAAHYVRVTAEDDSGNTETSKSYRILEETEAGILENEERQRLFCRGMLCGLERTPEDALITRGQLAEMMGPLAQSVPTALVTLEKDAMAAAIRNGFLAPDAEKGAWPEGYVTRQEMATVAMQACGVNYRNASSTMPDCADVCQVSNNYGTNVARALYFGFMELDPDGCFAPRRFVTVGEAVWVLNRVADFAGI; via the coding sequence ATGGATAAATTACAACTCAGGAAAACAATCCTGGAACAAATAGAACGGCCCCGGATTCCGGACCGGGAATTCCAGGCCCCGCTGCTTGGCGTGACGCCGGACCGTGACAGGGTGCAGACGGACGCCCTGCAAAATGCTATCGATCTGGTCAGCAGGGAGGGCGGCGGCAGGCTTGTGATTCCGGCCGGCAGATACCGCACCGGGGCTTTGCGGCTCAAGAGCGGGGTGGAGCTGCACCTTGAGAGCAGAGAGACGGTCATTCTGTTTGAGAATGAGAATCCGGAGGTTCATTATCCAGTGGTGTTTACACACTGGGAGGCGACGCCATGCTACAACTACAGCCCGCTTGTCTATGCCTGCGGCGTCCATGATATTGCGGTGACGGGGGAAGGGATACTGGACGGCGGGGCGGATGAGGCGCACTGGTGGGACTGGCATCATCAGGTGGAAAACGCCTGGTCGGATGACAGGCCAGATCTGCAGCTTGAGGACCGCAACAGGCTTCGGCGGATGAATCTGGAGGGTGTTCCGGTTAAGCAGCGGGTGTTCGGGCCGGGACATTACTTAAGGCCGAATTTTGTCCAGCTGATCCGCTGTGAGCGGGTGCTCCTTGAGGGCTTCACCCTGCGCCGCAGCCCCATGTGGCAGTTGAATCCGGTCATGTGCCGCAGCCTTACGGTGGACGGGGTCATGCTTTCCAGTCATGGAGCCAACAATGACGGCTGCGACCCGGAAAGCTGCAATGGGGTACATATCTTAAACTGCCGGTTTGACACCGGCGATGACTGTATCAGCTTAAAGTCCGGCCGGGACCGGGACGGGCGGATCGCTAACGTGCCCTGTGAGAATGTTCTGATCGAACAGAATGAATTTGCGGACGGTCATGGAGGGATCGCCCTTGGCAGCGAGATGAGCGGTGGGATCCGCCGTGTGCTGGCAGTCAACAACCGTTTCAGCAGCCCCAATCTGACCTATGCACTGCGCTTAAAGACCAACGCGCGCCGGGGCGGCCGGGTGGAGGATGTGATTCTGGCTGACAGTGTGATGGATCATGTCCACGGGGCGGCGGTCCACGGTACCATGCTGTACGAGGACGGAAGAAATGGGAGCGATCTGCCTGTATTCCACAACATAACGGTGGAAAATATCACCGCCCATGGAGGCGATTACGGAATCTTTTTGGAGGCGTTTGAGGAAGTCCCCATAACCGGGCTGAAGCTGTGCAATATCCGGATCGACGGAGTTGCGCGGCCTATGCGCGGCATGAACTGGAAGGAGCCGTTTATAGAGCGGGTGGTGATCAATGGAAAGCGTTTTCCTCGTCCGGATCATGTGAGGATACTGGGGGTGCCTGTGAGGGGACGGGCGGTGGAGGCTTCCGCCGAAAACTGCGGCGGCCAGGGACCCTGCCGTTTTTTGTGGCAGACCTCCGTGGACGGCGTGGAGTGGGAGGACAAAGGCGTGGGAGAGACATTTTTCATGAAAGAAAAGAGCCTTGCCGCTCATTATGTGAGGGTGACAGCTGAGGATGACAGCGGAAATACAGAAACCAGCAAAAGTTACAGGATTCTTGAAGAGACGGAGGCTGGTATTCTGGAGAATGAGGAGCGGCAGCGTCTGTTCTGCCGCGGGATGCTTTGCGGGCTGGAGCGGACGCCAGAGGACGCTCTGATCACCAGGGGACAGCTGGCAGAGATGATGGGGCCGCTGGCTCAGTCAGTGCCAACAGCCCTTGTGACGTTGGAAAAAGATGCCATGGCTGCTGCGATCCGAAATGGTTTTCTTGCGCCGGATGCAGAAAAAGGGGCATGGCCGGAGGGCTATGTGACCCGTCAGGAGATGGCGACGGTAGCTATGCAGGCGTGCGGTGTGAATTACCGGAACGCGTCCAGCACCATGCCGGACTGCGCCGATGTGTGCCAGGTGAGTAACAATTACGGCACCAATGTGGCACGCGCCCTGTACTTTGGATTTATGGAGCTGGACCCGGACGGCTGCTTCGCGCCGCGGCGTTTTGTGACTGTGGGAGAAGCCGTGTGGGTTTTAAACCGGGTGGCTGATTTTGCCGGGATCTGA
- a CDS encoding alpha/beta hydrolase family protein, translated as MTEFVSDLRDKPQFPEFPEVRISYGSLPSMLRKFDRFARKDCFVGKTREEFEQWRSKMRTLLKDLLGFEKMETCPLSPVLEETVILPGGVRREHVRIQVEPDVWMTMYLLVPTGAGPSSMPFLCPPGHNGAGKYTVAGLGQYRAVRTKIRQYGYDYGCQLAKLGYVAVCADCRGFGERRENAEDTQNPDTAMRGDCYRLAHMGEPLGIPVAGMFTWDLMRAVDYLLEQGEWDTSAIGCLGFSGGGMQTLWLAALDDRIRLAVVSGYLYGFKDALLALNENCSCNYVPHLWEHLDMGDIASLIAPRPLLVQSCREDRLNGPRGIANVMEQMETVHAAYRLLGAPDRVLHEICEGPHRWHGGNLKTNLEQLIDGEAFHG; from the coding sequence ATGACTGAGTTTGTCAGTGATTTAAGGGACAAGCCCCAGTTCCCGGAATTTCCTGAGGTCAGGATCAGCTATGGGAGCCTTCCTTCCATGCTGAGGAAATTCGACCGGTTTGCCCGCAAGGACTGCTTTGTGGGCAAAACCCGGGAAGAATTTGAACAGTGGAGGAGTAAAATGAGGACGCTCCTAAAAGATCTGTTGGGCTTTGAGAAGATGGAAACCTGCCCTTTAAGCCCGGTGCTTGAGGAGACGGTGATCCTGCCGGGCGGCGTCCGGAGAGAACATGTGAGGATCCAGGTGGAGCCGGATGTCTGGATGACTATGTACCTTCTGGTCCCTACGGGAGCCGGTCCGTCCTCCATGCCGTTTTTATGCCCGCCCGGACATAACGGCGCGGGGAAATATACGGTGGCGGGTCTGGGACAGTACCGCGCGGTACGGACAAAGATCCGGCAGTATGGTTATGACTACGGCTGTCAGCTTGCAAAACTGGGTTATGTGGCGGTCTGTGCGGACTGCCGGGGCTTTGGAGAACGCCGGGAAAATGCTGAGGACACACAGAACCCGGATACAGCCATGAGAGGGGACTGTTACCGTCTCGCGCACATGGGAGAGCCTCTGGGAATCCCGGTGGCCGGGATGTTTACCTGGGATCTGATGCGGGCCGTGGATTATCTTCTGGAGCAGGGAGAATGGGATACGTCTGCCATCGGCTGTCTCGGATTTTCCGGCGGCGGGATGCAGACGCTCTGGCTGGCGGCTCTGGACGACCGGATCCGTCTGGCAGTGGTCAGTGGATATCTGTACGGGTTTAAGGACGCGCTGCTGGCTCTGAATGAAAACTGCTCCTGCAACTATGTGCCTCATCTTTGGGAGCATCTGGATATGGGCGATATTGCAAGCCTGATCGCTCCAAGGCCGCTTCTTGTCCAGTCCTGCCGGGAAGACAGACTGAACGGGCCGCGGGGAATCGCCAATGTTATGGAACAGATGGAAACCGTACATGCGGCGTACCGTCTTTTGGGCGCGCCGGACCGGGTCCTGCATGAGATCTGTGAAGGACCTCACCGGTGGCACGGCGGGAATCTGAAAACGAATTTGGAACAGCTTATCGACGGGGAGGCTTTTCATGGATAA
- a CDS encoding tripartite tricarboxylate transporter permease, which produces MTEYISALLVCLQPINLLLIIAMVCLGIVFGAIPGLSATLGIALLLPVTFGLSTETSFVLLLAIWIGGVSGTFISAVLIGIPGSSSAIATCFDGFPMTKNGQASKALGIGMTASFIGTVGSVALATVLSPVIAEFALHLGPWEYFSLCFCAITLIASLSKGNIFKGIMAAGIGLLLGCIGMDPINGSNRFIFGNVYLSSGISTVAQMLGMFAMCQIIRDSAKGEAKMPEADVVNMKGLGVGFRDILQNIKTIAFAFVSGLWIGFLPGMGSGISNMVAYGYAKSISKDPESFGKGNPAGVWASETANNASLGGALIPMMALGIPGDGITAMLIAGLTIHGLQAGPLFMTEQPDLAMLIFACVMVAAIVTYIVQIVTKRWFPYILKVPYHYLYTVILVICYIGGYGISNTMFNIYVMLALCLLAIFMSMSGLPTSPLVLAFILSSKLERYFRQGISYAHGSYSEFFTRPISCALLLASVFCVIWPVLSEHLKNKKEAASAAAGSDSNDD; this is translated from the coding sequence ATGACAGAATATATAAGTGCGCTTCTGGTCTGCTTACAGCCGATCAACCTGCTGCTGATCATTGCGATGGTCTGTCTGGGCATTGTGTTCGGAGCGATCCCGGGGCTTTCCGCAACGCTGGGGATTGCGCTTTTGCTGCCCGTGACCTTTGGTCTTTCCACAGAGACCTCGTTTGTACTGCTGCTTGCAATCTGGATCGGCGGCGTGTCGGGAACCTTTATTTCCGCGGTGCTTATCGGAATCCCGGGTTCCTCCTCGGCGATCGCGACCTGCTTCGACGGGTTTCCCATGACCAAGAACGGCCAGGCCAGCAAAGCTCTGGGCATTGGCATGACTGCGTCCTTTATCGGTACGGTGGGTTCGGTGGCTCTGGCGACGGTTCTTTCCCCGGTGATCGCAGAGTTTGCTTTGCACCTGGGACCGTGGGAGTATTTTTCCCTGTGCTTCTGCGCCATCACCCTGATCGCTTCCCTCTCTAAGGGAAATATCTTTAAAGGGATTATGGCGGCGGGCATCGGCCTTCTGCTGGGGTGTATCGGTATGGACCCGATCAATGGCTCCAACCGTTTTATCTTTGGAAATGTGTATTTAAGTTCCGGCATCAGCACGGTAGCCCAGATGCTGGGAATGTTCGCAATGTGCCAGATCATCCGGGATTCCGCCAAAGGCGAGGCGAAGATGCCGGAGGCCGACGTGGTGAATATGAAGGGGCTGGGCGTTGGCTTCCGGGATATCCTCCAGAATATAAAGACCATTGCGTTTGCCTTTGTTTCCGGCCTGTGGATCGGGTTTTTGCCGGGCATGGGCTCCGGGATCTCCAACATGGTTGCCTACGGCTATGCCAAGAGCATCAGCAAAGATCCGGAGAGCTTCGGGAAAGGCAATCCGGCGGGCGTCTGGGCCTCTGAGACCGCAAACAACGCGTCCCTGGGCGGAGCATTGATCCCGATGATGGCCCTGGGTATCCCGGGGGACGGGATCACGGCGATGCTGATCGCAGGACTTACGATCCACGGGCTTCAGGCGGGCCCCCTGTTCATGACGGAGCAGCCGGACCTGGCAATGCTGATCTTTGCCTGTGTAATGGTGGCGGCGATCGTGACCTATATCGTCCAGATCGTCACAAAACGCTGGTTCCCGTACATACTGAAGGTTCCGTACCATTACCTGTATACGGTGATCCTGGTTATCTGCTACATCGGAGGATACGGGATCTCCAACACCATGTTTAACATTTATGTGATGCTGGCTCTGTGCCTGCTGGCAATCTTTATGAGCATGAGCGGGCTTCCCACTTCACCGCTGGTGCTGGCGTTTATCCTGTCCAGCAAGCTGGAGCGGTATTTCCGTCAGGGGATCAGCTATGCGCATGGCAGTTACTCCGAGTTCTTTACCCGCCCGATCTCCTGCGCATTGCTGCTGGCTTCCGTGTTCTGCGTGATCTGGCCGGTTTTATCGGAGCACTTGAAGAACAAAAAAGAGGCCGCGTCCGCAGCGGCCGGGAGCGATAGTAACGATGACTGA
- a CDS encoding tripartite tricarboxylate transporter TctB family protein yields the protein MKMRRDTITGITGLLGCAFFLFATQSIKQPAKLLEPGPRLLPYVAIALVAMSSVALIIKGVKEWMKEEKPYFPKGGVLKITRSYLMLIVYAVAMTWLGFLISTPFATFAFIYDLKGVSKVKPVTAVIISVLVTAGLYAMFVYGFQVKLPAGILFD from the coding sequence ATGAAAATGCGTAGAGATACCATCACCGGAATCACCGGCCTGTTGGGATGCGCTTTCTTCCTGTTTGCAACCCAGTCCATCAAACAGCCGGCAAAGCTTTTAGAGCCAGGCCCGCGCCTGCTGCCCTATGTGGCGATCGCGCTTGTGGCGATGAGTTCCGTGGCGTTGATCATAAAAGGCGTAAAGGAGTGGATGAAAGAAGAAAAGCCGTACTTTCCGAAGGGCGGCGTGCTTAAGATCACCAGGAGCTACCTGATGCTGATCGTCTACGCGGTGGCTATGACCTGGTTGGGATTTTTGATCAGCACTCCGTTTGCAACCTTTGCATTTATCTATGACTTAAAGGGAGTCAGCAAGGTGAAGCCGGTCACGGCGGTTATCATTTCCGTGCTGGTGACTGCGGGTCTCTATGCCATGTTTGTGTACGGTTTCCAGGTGAAGCTGCCGGCCGGAATCCTGTTTGATTAA
- a CDS encoding tripartite tricarboxylate transporter substrate binding protein: MKKRYGFLVAGVMTAAVLGMTGCGSKSETAAATAAAGGNEAAGAKEASGEAAESIGFPKGETITLVVPGKAGGGSDLGIRYYSEGLNRIYGLKTTVTNYDSNTVGHQTVANAKPDGTTLTVATSALNIQYITGNAEVNPMKDFTLIACLQDNGFSTLAVPADAPYDDFAGFVEYAKAHPGELNAGMPAAGANTFLFGMITSKTGIELNSVECASESDRLTNLAGGFIDIGVVGVGNALEYEKAGKLKVIGTVSSDGTTISEYPEELPDNYKTLQEQGFKDCVMSVYHYLLGPAGMDETMVAEMNAAMKAVCEDETVSAGIAGIGNIPGWHDLAESKEIHDGEYAQVVEIAKTLDLFVQE, from the coding sequence ATGAAAAAAAGGTATGGTTTTCTGGTTGCAGGGGTTATGACAGCGGCAGTACTTGGTATGACAGGCTGCGGAAGCAAGTCTGAGACGGCAGCTGCAACGGCAGCGGCAGGCGGAAATGAAGCGGCGGGAGCAAAGGAAGCGTCAGGGGAGGCCGCAGAGAGCATTGGATTTCCGAAGGGTGAGACGATCACTCTGGTGGTTCCGGGAAAAGCGGGCGGCGGTTCCGATCTGGGTATCCGTTATTACAGCGAGGGCTTAAACCGCATCTATGGCCTGAAGACCACCGTTACCAATTATGACAGCAATACCGTGGGACATCAGACCGTAGCCAATGCGAAACCGGACGGCACGACTCTGACCGTGGCGACCTCCGCGCTGAATATCCAGTATATTACCGGCAATGCGGAAGTGAATCCGATGAAGGATTTTACGCTCATCGCCTGTCTCCAGGACAACGGATTCTCTACACTGGCAGTCCCGGCAGATGCCCCTTATGATGATTTTGCAGGCTTTGTCGAGTATGCCAAGGCCCATCCGGGAGAGTTAAACGCAGGGATGCCCGCGGCGGGCGCCAACACCTTCCTGTTCGGCATGATCACTTCCAAGACCGGGATTGAGTTAAACTCCGTAGAATGTGCTTCTGAGTCGGATCGTTTGACTAACCTGGCAGGCGGGTTCATCGATATCGGCGTTGTGGGCGTGGGAAATGCGCTTGAATATGAAAAAGCGGGCAAGCTAAAGGTTATCGGCACCGTGTCCTCTGACGGGACCACCATTTCCGAATATCCGGAAGAACTGCCGGACAACTATAAGACCTTGCAGGAACAGGGCTTCAAGGATTGTGTCATGTCTGTATACCACTATCTGCTGGGGCCGGCAGGCATGGACGAGACCATGGTTGCAGAGATGAATGCGGCTATGAAAGCGGTCTGTGAGGACGAGACCGTAAGCGCGGGGATCGCCGGGATCGGCAATATTCCGGGCTGGCATGACCTGGCTGAATCCAAGGAGATCCATGACGGCGAGTATGCCCAGGTTGTGGAGATCGCAAAGACGCTTGACCTGTTTGTCCAGGAGTAA